The Coffea arabica cultivar ET-39 chromosome 3c, Coffea Arabica ET-39 HiFi, whole genome shotgun sequence genome contains a region encoding:
- the LOC113736411 gene encoding protein transport protein SEC23 E: protein MATEMAQMDPEGIDGVRMTWNVWPRTKVELSKCVIPLAASISPIRSHPDVLTLPYPPLKCKTCTAVLNPFCRVDFQGLVWICPFCFSRNHFPQHYNAISETNMPAELYPQFTTIQYTLPTLQPIHHHQNPNQNPNFFEPNSAVYLFVLDTCVLEEELEFAKSALKRAIGMLPDNALVGFISFGTQVQVHELGFSELSKVYVFRGSKDLTKDQVLEQLGLGVIGAARRPMPGIQRVGGSPVGMPNPGFSRFLLPASECEYTLNSLLDELGTDRWLVPPGSRSLRCTGVALSVAAGLLGVCAAGQSARIVALVGGPCTEGPGVIVSKDLSDPVRSHKDLDKDAAPFFKKAVHFYEELAKQLVSEGHVLDVFASALDQVGVAEMKVAIEKTGGLVVLAESFGHSVFKDSFKRLFEGGEQSLGLSYNGTLEINCSKDIKIQGVIGPCTSLEKKGPSVASTVVGEGNTTSWKLCGLDRNTCLTVFFDISSSEKSDPSGSNPQLFLQFLTSYRSPEGQSLLRVTTVTKRWADSALGTEELVQGFDQETAAVIVARFASYKMENEDGFDATRWLDRNLIRLCAKFGDYRKDDPSSFTLNPSFSLFPQFMFNLRRSQFVQVFNNSPDETAYFRMLLNRESISNSVVMIQPSLMAYSFHSLPTPALLDVASIAADRILLLDTYFSVVIFHGMTIAQWRNMGYQNQPEHQVFAQFLQAPQEDAQTIIRDRFPTPRLVVCDQHGSQARFLLAKLNPSATYNNAHEMAAGTDIIFTDDVSLQVFFEHLQRLAVQSS, encoded by the exons ATGGCGACGGAGATGGCTCAGATGGATCCAGAAGGAATCGACGGAGTTCGGATGACGTGGAACGTCTGGCCACGGACCAAAGTCGAATTGAGCAAGTGCGTGATCCCACTCGCGGCCTCGATCTCTCCGATCCGATCTCATCCCGACGTCCTCACCCTCCCATACCCGCCGCTCAAGTGTAAAACCTGCACCGCCGTCCTCAACCCATTTTGCCGCGTCGATTTCCAAGGTCTAGTTTGGATCTGCCCGTTTTGTTTCTCTCGGAATCATTTTCCCCAGCATTACAACGCAATTTCGGAGACGAATATGCCCGCCGAGCTCTACCCCCAATTCACCACCATTCAGTATACCCTCCCCACCCTGCAGCCGATTCATCACcatcaaaaccctaatcaaaaccctaactttttcGAGCCGAATTCGGctgtttatttgttcgtttTGGATACTTGTGTCCTCGAGGAGGAATTGGAGTTTGCGAAATCGGCGTTGAAAAGGGCTATTGGGATGTTGCCTGATAATGCTTTGGTTGGGTTTATATCGTTTGGGACGCAGGTGCAGGTTCACGAGCTGGGGTTTTCGGAATTGTCTAAGGTGTATGTTTTTAGAGGGTCTAAGGATTTGACGAAAGATCAGGTTTTGGAGCAGTTGGGACTTGGTGTTATTGGGGCAGCACGACGGCCAATGCCTGGAATTCAGAGAGTTGGAGGTAGCCCTGTAGGAATGCCGAATCCCGGTTTTTCTAGATTCCTGTTGCCTGCTTCTGAGTGCGAATATACGCTCAATTCG CTATTGGATGAGTTGGGGACGGATCGATGGCTGGTGCCACCTGGGAGCAGGTCGTTACGGTGTACAGGAGTTGCATTGAGTGTTGCAGCTGGTTTGCTTGGAGTTTGCGCAGCTGGTCAAAGCGCAAGAATTGTTGCTTTAGTTGGTGGACCATGTACTGAAGGGCCAGGAGTG ATTGTTTCCAAGGATCTATCAGATCCAGTTCGTTCACATAAGGATTTAGACAAGGATGCTGCaccatttttcaaaaaagctGTTCATTTCTATGAAGAGCTAGCTAAGCAACTTGTCAGTGAGGGTCATGTCTTGGATGTTTTTGCATCTGCTCTTGATCAG GTTGGGGTTGCTGAGATGAAGGTTGCCATTGAAAAAACTGGTGGACTTGTTGTTTTAGCTGAAAGTTTTGGTCATTCAGTATTTAAAGACTCTTTCAAACGACTTTTTGAAGGTGGAGAACAGTCTCTTGGTCTTTCCTATAA TGGCACACTCGAGATAAACTGTTCAAAGGACATCAAAATCCAAGGTGTCATTGGACCTTGCACATCTTTGGAGAAG AAAGGGCCTTCTGTTGCCAGTACGGTTGTTGGAGAAGGGAACACTACATCTTGGAAGTTGTGTGGCCTCGATAGGAATACTTGCTTGACTGTTTTCTTTGATATATCGTCAAGTGAAAAATCAGATCCATCAGGATCAAATCCTCAATTATTCCTACAGTTCCTTACAAG CTACCGGAGCCCTGAAGGCCAATCGCTGTTGAGAGTTACAACTGTTACCAAAAGATGGGCGGATAGTGCTCTTGGCACAGAG GAGTTGGTCCAAGGGTTTGACCAAGAAACTGCTGCTGTCATAGTGGCCAGATTTGCTTCTTATAAAATGGAGAATGAG GATGGTTTTGATGCCACACGGTGGTTGGATCGGAATCTGATTCGTCTTTGTGCCAAATTCGGTGACTACCGGAAGGATGACCCGTCCTCATTTACATTAAATCCCTCTTTTTCATTGTTTCCTCAATTCATGTTTAATCTGCGGCGTTCACAATTTGTGCAG GTATTTAATAACAGTCCAGATGAGACGGCATACTTCCGCATGTTGCTCAACCGGGAGAGCATAAGCAACTCCGTTGTTATGATTCAACCATCACTGATGGCATATTCTTTCCATTCATTGCCCACACCTGCTTTGTTGGATGTGGCATCAATTGCAGCTGATCGTATTCTGTTGTTAGATACATACTTCAGTGTTGTAATTTTCCATGGGATGACGATAGCTCAGTGGAGAAACATGGGCTACCAGAATCAACCAGAACACCAG GTATTTGCACAATTCTTGCAAGCTCCTCAAGAAGATGCCCAGACAATTATTCGTGATCGGTTCCCCACACCCAGATTGGTGGTTTGCGATCAGCATGGGTCACag GCAAGATTCCTACTGGCAAAGTTGAACCCGTCAGCTACGTACAATAATGCGCATGAGATGGCAGCTGGAACAGACATAATCTTCACCGATGATGTGAGTCTTCAAGTGTTTTTTGAGCATCTTCAGCGGCTGGCAGTGCAATCTTCTTGA